The Cyclopterus lumpus isolate fCycLum1 chromosome 6, fCycLum1.pri, whole genome shotgun sequence genome contains a region encoding:
- the tnni1c gene encoding troponin I, skeletal, slow c, whose protein sequence is MTITVILKTRFQHPRRLSLKILLLTCATEELEAEKVRYLGEKLPPLQLIGSNMNDLQKICEQIHEKIEKVDEERYNCEAKVVKNYRDIDELKLKIQDLEGKFKKPALRKVRVSADEMLKALFGSKTKGSMDLRSNLKSVKKEDIKQEKELTMEVGDLHKNVEAMSGIEGRKKMFNT, encoded by the exons ATGACCATCACAGTGAT tCTAAAAACAAGATTTCAGCATCCCCGCAGGCTATCACTTAAG ATCCTCTTGCTAACTTGTGCAACAGAAGAGCTTGAGGCAGAGAAGGTCCGCTACCTGGGGGAGAAACTTCCACCGCTGCAGCTCATTGGTTCAAACATGAATGACCTGCAG AAAATCTGTGAGCAGATTCATGAAAAGATTGAAAAGGTGGATGAGGAGCGGTACAACTGTGAAGCCAAAGTCGTCAAGAACTACAGAGAT ATCGACGAATTGAAGCTAAAGATTCAGGACCTCGAAGGGAAGTTCAAGAAGCCAGCTCTGAGGAAGGTGAGAGTGTCAGCAGATGAGATGCTGAAAGCTCTGTTTGGATCCAAAACCAAGGGCTCCATGGACCTAAGGTCAAACCTTAAGTCTGTAAAGAAAGAGGACATCAAACAAGAGAAG GAGCTGACCATGGAGGTGGGTGACTTGCATAAGAACGTGGAGGCCATGTCTGGTATAGAAGGCAGGAAGAAGATGTTTAATACATGA